The DNA region GGTCTCCTGGCATCAGGACGTCGGGGGCGAAGTCACCGGGTTCGGCATCGATGTGCGGCGTGGCCATGGCAGCGACCTTAGTCGCGCGTCCACCGTCGTGCCCGGAGACGCCCCGGCCGGGGGCCGGATCGGGCCGCGTACGGCTCACAACCGGGTCGCACCGTCGAGCGTCGCGCGGAAGAAGACGCCGTCCGCCCACCGGTCGGTGCCGGCGAACCAGCCTGCCTCGATCCGGTCGGCCATCCGCACGCCGTCGACCTCGCGCTCACCGGTGAAGAAGACCCCGAACGGGTAGAGACCGGCGGGCTCCTGCAGCGGCGCCCCCCAGCGCAGCATCGTCGCACCGGTCAGGCGCCCGACGTCGTCGACGGTCAGCCAGCCGACCGAGGGACCCAGGGCAGCCGGCGGCGAGAGCATCGTCTCGATCGCGAGCCGGCCGGCGGCACTGCGGGTCACGTCCGGTCCGACGCTCGACATGACGGGCACCGCCCCGAGCAGCCGCCATCGCATCTCCCCGGCGCCGTCGACGTACCGGTCGAAGCCCGTGACGGGCACCGGGCCGAACCGCGCCGATGCCGACCAGACGAACCCCCGGCCGGCGGCGAGGACCTGCCGGGCGGTGAACGATCGCCACGCCCCGAGCCGGATCGTCCCGTGCATCGACAGTGCGACGCCGCGGGTCACGGGCGTCCCGGGGGGGATGGTGTGGCGCAGCCAGCGGCCGACCGGCGCCGGCAGGGCCCCGACGGCCCCCGGGTCGAACGGCGGCGGGGCCGGGGTCGGTGCGCACAGGGCGCGCCACTGGTCGCCGATCGAACGAGCCGCACGGGGGACGGCTGTCAACGGTCCGTACCCGGTCATCGACCCATCGTGGCGGCGGTCGCCCGACGAGGATCGGACGAAGGTCCCTGCGGGCCGCCGGAGGTCAGGAGGTCGGACCTCAGGAGGTCGGACGACAGGAGGTCGGGCGTCACGACCTCGGGCGTCAGGAGGTCGTGTCGAAGACGACGTCGGTGCCCTCCGCCGTCAGGCGAACACCGTCGGGCTGCACCTCGACCTCGGTCAGCTCCATGCCCTGCGGCAGACCGTCGACCGGGATCCGGAGGCCGGTGAGCTGGTCGCGCAGCGCGGCCGGCAGCTCGTCGGTCGGGACCGACACGCCCGCCAGGCTCAGGCCGGCGACGTCGACCTCGATCGCACGGCCGGCGGGTCGGGGTTCGAGGACCACGTCGAGTGCCAGGCCCAGCACGGTGGCCGAGGTGACCAGCGCATCGCCCTGGATCGCGAGGTCGACCGGGACCGCGAGGGCGGCCTCGATGTCGGCGACCGACGCGACGGCCGTCAGCCGCGCGGACCGCGCGACGGTGGGCTGACTCGTCGAGACACCCGTGAGGTGGACGTCGACCTGCTGCAGACGCAGGCCGTCGAGCGTCGCAGCCGGTGCCGTGACCGTCACGTCGTCGAGCTGCCCGGCGAGGACCTGGGTCAGGAACGGGAAGCCGCCGATGGTGACGTCCGGCGCCGAGTCGAGGCCGACGATCCCGGTGTGCAGGCTCGTCGAGAGGGTCTCCTGGGTGCGCTCGCGCACGACGCCGTCGGCCACGGCAGCACCCGCGACGAGCACTCCGACCACGACCACCGACCACACGACCGACCGTCCACGCATGGGCAGACCCTACGGACCCGGACGCCATCGGGCGCGCCGAGTCCGGGCCGCGAGCCCGCTCGGCCACGCCTGACCAGCGACGCCCGCCGACCACTGGTGCGCGCGCTGAGGCGGACCTACGCTTGACGTACCTCGAGGACGCGGGCCGGCCATGGTGCTCCAGACGTTGCTGTGGATGGTTGCCCCCGCCGTGGTCTACGGGCTGCTGGCGGCGGCCTTCATCGAGCCCGATCCGCCGCGGTGGCTGGCGCGCGTGACGAGGGTGATGCGACGACTGAAGCCGCGGCGCAGGACCACCGGCAGGACCCGACGCGGACGGCGCACGGCCGAGCCGGACCCGTTCGACGCGCTCGACGTCCAGGTGCGGCTCGGACAGGTCGCCGCTCTCGTGCGCGCCCTGGAGTCCGACCCCAAGGTCTGGGCCCGTGGCAAGCGGATGCAGGCCACCCAGGCCGCCTACGACGACCTGCTCGCCGAGGCGTGCGAGCTGGCCGGCGTCGAGGTGCCGCCGCTCGACCGGGCCGCCACGCGTCCGCTCGACGACCCTGAGCGCTTCCGTGAGGAGCTGGAGCTCGCCTCTCGCGGCTGGTCGTGGTGAGCAGGCAGGACCGCCGGCTCAGGCGCGCACGGCCCGCTCGGGCGCACACGCCGCTCAGGCGCGCACGGTCAGGGTGCTGGAACCGTCCTGACGGCAGCGGACCTCGATGCGTTCGGCGATGGACTGCTTGAGCGCCTCGACGTGCGAGACGACGCCCACCACACGGCCCCCGTCGCGCAGCCGTCCGAGCTCGGCCAGCACGACGTCGAGCGTCTCGGCGTCCAGGGAGCCGAAGCCCTCGTCGACGAACAGCGTGCCCAGGTCGATGCCACCGGCCTCGGCGGTGACGACGTCGGCGAGCCCGAGCGCCAGGCACAGCGACACGTAGAAGGTCTCGCCGCCGGACAACGTCCGGGGATCCCGCTCGGTCTCGGTCCGGTGGTCGAGCACCTTCATGGCCAGACCCGTCCTGCGGGTGCGGACGTCCTCGCGCTCGGTGCTGCGGACGAGCTCGTAGCGGCCGTCCGACATGGTCCCGAGCCGACCGTTCGCGGCGGCGACGACGTCCTCGAAGCGGCGCGTCAGCACGTAGGTGGCCAGCGTGAGCTGCTTGGCGTTGTCGCCACCGCCGGCGGCAGCGAGGTTCGCCATCCGGGTCACCGGGCCGGCGTCGCACTGGGCGGCGTCGTGGTCGGCAAGGGCACGCTCGACCTCGCCGAGGGCGGCAGCCGATGCGACTGCCCGATGCCGTGACCGGGCTGCCGCACCTGCGGTCTGCGTCGCATCGGTCTCGGCCGCCCCGTACGCGTCCTGGACGGCGGCGACGTCGATCCGGACGTCCTCGGGCAGCGCCGCGACCTCCGCCTCGGACAACCCTGCGGCGACGCGCGCCTGCGCGTGCTCGTGGTCGTCGATCGCGCGGTCGAGGTCGGCGAGCGCCGGGTCCGTCAGGTGCGCGACCCGGACGGCGCCGGCGTCGTCGAACCCGTTCTCCGCGAGCGCGACGGCCAGCTCCTCGGCGCGGCGCAGCTGGTGACTGCCGGCCTCCTCGAGGGCGCCGACCGCATCGGCCCAGGCGCTGACCAGGCCCACCCGCTCGTCGAGCGCCGCGACCCGGTCCTGGACCGACGGAGCGCCGTCGCGCGCGGCGGCCACCTCCGCCTCGTCGCGCTCGACCTGGGCGTCCAGGCCCGCGAGCTGGGCCGCCTGCACCGCGAGCTCGGTACCCGACGCGGCGATCCGGCCCTCGAGCTGCTCGGTCGCGAGGTCGAAGCCGGCGAGCGCGGCCTCGAGGTCGCGGTGTCGGGTTCCGGCCTGCAGCGCCGCAGCCACCGCCGTGCGGGCGGTGGCCAGCTCGGCGACGGCTCCGGCGACGTCCGTGCCCTGCGCTGCGGCACGGCGGGCCTCGAGGCGTTCGACCAGCGTCGTGAGCTGACCCGACGTCCTGGTGAGTGCGTCACCGGTCGCTGCACGCTGCCCCTCGGCCCGCTCGAGGTCCTCGACCGTGACGTGACCGGGCTCGAGGGCGGCCGGGCGCGGGTGCTCCACGGCGCCGCAGACCGCACACGGCTCGCCGGGCAGCAGCCGTGCGGCGAGCTCGCCGGCGATCCCCGCGATCCGCAGCTGCTGCAGCTCCGCCGAGCGCGCGACGGCGTCCTGCGCCTCCTGCGCCGCCACGGACACGGCGGTCCGGGCGTCGACCAGCCGGACGGTCAGCGCCTCGACCTCCTGGGCAGCGGCGAGCCGGTCCTGGGCGGCGACGGTGCGCTGCTCGGCTACGGCGAGGCCCGCGGCGGCGCGGGCGTTCTCGTTCAGCTCGGCGACCAGGAGCGCGCGCTGCTCGGGACGCCCCGCGCGCTCCGAGCACGCACGATCGCGTTCGGCGGTGCGCTTCACCCACGCCGTCCGGGCCGCGCCGATCGTGGCCCGGCGAGCGACAAGACCCCGCTCGAGCTCGACCAGGCGGGTCAGGGTCCCGAGCACAGCCGTGCACCGGTCGCGCTCCACCGTCAGGGTCTTCCGCTGGACGCCGGGGTCGGTGAGCTCGTCGACGAGGTCCCGCACGGTCTGTGGTGCCCTGCCCTTGGCGCGCTCGACGGCGTGCGTCGCCGCGACCACCGCGGCGTCGGCCTGTGCGGCCCCGGTGACCAGGGGCAGGACGGACCGAGCCCGTCGTGCCGCGGACCGCCGGTCACGTCGGGACGCGTGGTCGGCGGCCGAGGCGGTCAGCCGGTCGAGCTCGGTGCGCAGGTCCGTACGCCGCCGGAGCGCCGCAGCCAGGGCCTTGGCAGCCTCGAGCGCCTGACCGGCGGCGGCCCGCCGGGCGGCGGCGGTCCCGGCCGAACGGTCCGCGTCGTCGGCCTCGCGGGCGATCGCCTCGGTGCGCACCCGGACCAGGGCGAGCAGGCCGTCGCCCGGGGCCGCGGGCGCCAGGTCGGCGGCCACCCGGACGGGTGCCGCGTCGTCCTCGTCGAGACCAGCTGCCCCGAGGTAGCCGGCGACCGCCCGGCCGACCGCCTGACGGGACTCCTCGACCGAGCGTCCGGCCTCGGCCCGCATGCGCTCGAGCCGGACCTGCAGCTGCTCGTAGACCTCGGTGCCGAAGACCCTCTGGAGCAGGCCGCGCCGGTCCTCGGGGTTGGCCCGCAGGAAGCTCGCGAACTCCCCCTGCGGCAGGACGACGGTCTGGACGAACTGCGCGCGGTCCAGCCCGATGATCCGCTCCAGCTCGGGCGCGACCTCGTCGAGACGACTCGACAGGAGTTCGCCGTCGTCCGGCGCGTCCGGGCTGCCCAGCCGCCACAGGCGCACCGTCGACTGCTGCTTGGTCGTCCCCGTCCCGCGCTGCTTCGGCCGGTCGTACGCGGGTGTCCGGCGCACCCGGTAGACCCCGGAGCCGGACTCGAGGACGAGGTCGACGAAGGTCTCGTCGTCCGGCCGGGCGTGACCCGAGCGGAGCCGGTCCTCGCTCGCGTCCCTCGAGGCGACCTTGCCGTACAGCGCGAAGACGATCGCGTCGATGATCGTCGACTTGCCCGCGCCCGTCGGCCCCTCGAGCAGGAAGATGCCCGATGCCCCGAGCTCGGCGAAGTCGATCGTGTGCCGACCGGGGAACGGGCCGAGCGCCTGGAAGGTCATCGCGTGCAGGTGCATCAGGCGCTCCGACCGGCGGCCAGCACGTGCTCGTAGGCGCGGCGCAGGACGTCCCGCTCCGCCTGGCTGGGCGGTGCGCCGGTGATGTGCTCGACGAACTCGGCAGTGACCTCGAGCGGGTCCCGGGCAGCGGTCACCGGCGCGGTCGGCGACGCGTCGGCCGCCCGGCCGGGGCGGTGCTCGACGACGAGCGCGTGCGGGAAGCGGGTCCGGACCCGCGCGTGCAGGTCCTGCGGTCGGGCGCCGTCGGTCACGACCACCCGCAGCCAGTCGCCGACGTGCGGCGCACCCGCGGCCCCGAGCAGGTCGTCGAGCGTCCCGGTGACCTCGGCGAGGCGGCGCGGGACGGGAGCCGGGACGAGCTCGACGTCGCGCGCCACACCGTTCGGACCGAGGTCGACCAGCACTGTCGCCTTGCGGTGGTGACGCTCGGAGAACGAGTAGGCCAGCGGCGACCCGGAGTACTGCAGCACGGGAGACGCCTGCGCGGTCGAGTCGTCGGACCCCGGTGCGGCGGGGTACGCGAGCCGCTGCTGACCGTGCAGGTGGCCCAGGGCCACGTAGTCCACACCACCGAACACCCCGGCGGGCACCGAGTCGACACCACCGACCCGGATGTCGCGCTCGGAGTCCGAGGTCTGACCACCCAGGACGAAGGCGTGCGCCATCACGACGCTGCGCGGACGGGCCGACGACGTGGTGCCCCGCGCGGCCAGGTCGACCCGGACCCGCCGCATCGCCGCCGCCATCACCGCCTCGTGCGAGCGCGGCAGCAGCCCGTCCGGACCGGACCCGTCGGCGTCGGCCAGCTCGCCACGCGCCGCGTCCGGGTCGAGGTAGGGCAGGGCGTACACCAGGACCGGGCCGTCGTCGTCGGCCAGCTCGACCGGCCTGCCGACGTCCGCCACCCGGGTCTGCAGGTGCACGCCGGCCCGCATCAGCCCGGCCGCGAAGCCGAGCCGGATCGCGGAGTCGTGGTTGCCGGGCGTCACGACGACCGGGGCGATCTCGGACAGCCGGGCGAGCGCCGCGGCAAGGAGCTGGACCGCCTCGACCGGGGGGACGGCGCGGTCGTAGACGTCACCCGAGACCACCACGGCCCCGACGCGCTCGGCGCGCGCGACCTCGACCAGGTGGTCGAGGTAGGAGCTCTGGTGCGGGAGCAGATCCGTGCCGTGGAGCGTGCGACCGAGGTGCCAGTCGCTCGTGTGCAGGATCCGCATGCCTCGACGCTAACCCGCCCTTCCGACACGTCCGCGGGACCGACACACCGCGCGGCCCGGCGGTGTCCGTACGGCGGCGGGCGCGCCCAGGTGGCAAGATCCGGGGTGAGATCTGCCGCGGGTGGCTATCCCCGGTGACGCGTCAGCCGATGTACACAGCGCCGCCTCACCCGAGTGCGCCGTGCCCCGATGTCACGGAGCCCCCGAGGCAGGCGACCCGCGCCGCGCACCGCCAGCACAGGAGGAACCAGATGCAGCCGACCCACGAGACCGGTCCCGGGCTCCGACTCGTCCAGGACACCGACTCTGCGGGTCAGGAGGCCTATCCGACGCTGACC from Cellulomonas sp. KRMCY2 includes:
- a CDS encoding exonuclease SbcCD subunit D, whose product is MRILHTSDWHLGRTLHGTDLLPHQSSYLDHLVEVARAERVGAVVVSGDVYDRAVPPVEAVQLLAAALARLSEIAPVVVTPGNHDSAIRLGFAAGLMRAGVHLQTRVADVGRPVELADDDGPVLVYALPYLDPDAARGELADADGSGPDGLLPRSHEAVMAAAMRRVRVDLAARGTTSSARPRSVVMAHAFVLGGQTSDSERDIRVGGVDSVPAGVFGGVDYVALGHLHGQQRLAYPAAPGSDDSTAQASPVLQYSGSPLAYSFSERHHRKATVLVDLGPNGVARDVELVPAPVPRRLAEVTGTLDDLLGAAGAPHVGDWLRVVVTDGARPQDLHARVRTRFPHALVVEHRPGRAADASPTAPVTAARDPLEVTAEFVEHITGAPPSQAERDVLRRAYEHVLAAGRSA
- a CDS encoding DUF2993 domain-containing protein, producing MRGRSVVWSVVVVGVLVAGAAVADGVVRERTQETLSTSLHTGIVGLDSAPDVTIGGFPFLTQVLAGQLDDVTVTAPAATLDGLRLQQVDVHLTGVSTSQPTVARSARLTAVASVADIEAALAVPVDLAIQGDALVTSATVLGLALDVVLEPRPAGRAIEVDVAGLSLAGVSVPTDELPAALRDQLTGLRIPVDGLPQGMELTEVEVQPDGVRLTAEGTDVVFDTTS
- a CDS encoding DUF6544 family protein — translated: MTGYGPLTAVPRAARSIGDQWRALCAPTPAPPPFDPGAVGALPAPVGRWLRHTIPPGTPVTRGVALSMHGTIRLGAWRSFTARQVLAAGRGFVWSASARFGPVPVTGFDRYVDGAGEMRWRLLGAVPVMSSVGPDVTRSAAGRLAIETMLSPPAALGPSVGWLTVDDVGRLTGATMLRWGAPLQEPAGLYPFGVFFTGEREVDGVRMADRIEAGWFAGTDRWADGVFFRATLDGATRL
- a CDS encoding AAA family ATPase, whose product is MHLHAMTFQALGPFPGRHTIDFAELGASGIFLLEGPTGAGKSTIIDAIVFALYGKVASRDASEDRLRSGHARPDDETFVDLVLESGSGVYRVRRTPAYDRPKQRGTGTTKQQSTVRLWRLGSPDAPDDGELLSSRLDEVAPELERIIGLDRAQFVQTVVLPQGEFASFLRANPEDRRGLLQRVFGTEVYEQLQVRLERMRAEAGRSVEESRQAVGRAVAGYLGAAGLDEDDAAPVRVAADLAPAAPGDGLLALVRVRTEAIAREADDADRSAGTAAARRAAAGQALEAAKALAAALRRRTDLRTELDRLTASAADHASRRDRRSAARRARSVLPLVTGAAQADAAVVAATHAVERAKGRAPQTVRDLVDELTDPGVQRKTLTVERDRCTAVLGTLTRLVELERGLVARRATIGAARTAWVKRTAERDRACSERAGRPEQRALLVAELNENARAAAGLAVAEQRTVAAQDRLAAAQEVEALTVRLVDARTAVSVAAQEAQDAVARSAELQQLRIAGIAGELAARLLPGEPCAVCGAVEHPRPAALEPGHVTVEDLERAEGQRAATGDALTRTSGQLTTLVERLEARRAAAQGTDVAGAVAELATARTAVAAALQAGTRHRDLEAALAGFDLATEQLEGRIAASGTELAVQAAQLAGLDAQVERDEAEVAAARDGAPSVQDRVAALDERVGLVSAWADAVGALEEAGSHQLRRAEELAVALAENGFDDAGAVRVAHLTDPALADLDRAIDDHEHAQARVAAGLSEAEVAALPEDVRIDVAAVQDAYGAAETDATQTAGAAARSRHRAVASAAALGEVERALADHDAAQCDAGPVTRMANLAAAGGGDNAKQLTLATYVLTRRFEDVVAAANGRLGTMSDGRYELVRSTEREDVRTRRTGLAMKVLDHRTETERDPRTLSGGETFYVSLCLALGLADVVTAEAGGIDLGTLFVDEGFGSLDAETLDVVLAELGRLRDGGRVVGVVSHVEALKQSIAERIEVRCRQDGSSTLTVRA